The Diadema setosum chromosome 4, eeDiaSeto1, whole genome shotgun sequence genome window below encodes:
- the LOC140227720 gene encoding neuronal acetylcholine receptor subunit alpha-10-like, whose amino-acid sequence MATSLFGLQAALLGISWIILSLLLVCQGKGSASLNPSKRLYEDLMSAYGSVAVRPIVNMSQQINVYHRLLISQIIDFDEPLQRLTLSAWQRLDWKDDFLTWNPANYSGVTTVEFEPDKIWKPDIHLYENVDKDFVRISKTLILAHYEGNVTWYAPIIATTSCRVNVMYFPFDVQMCELSFSSWVYTRKELDLHLLQHADANQNVFIGNGVWNLSSVRREERFVTYDCCPAEYTTVRYTLVLTRTYAFYLLNMIIPSILLCFTNTLVYLIPPESGEKVQFAVSNLLASILFQQLIAGLMPPLGEELPLLGIFFLFMVMCSCLAIACSILSLRFYNVSGFKPVPASLRKFILLTHARAHRKLLHRVSTVRSSRQAQSSHQDNCANASSSSRQVELELKSNGSEVTPMGMKVDDRNNMVDCNESSSLDRRQSLEFSRDVIIEEWRLLARVIDKLLFVTVLVVTCAVLLALIVKFASGRAV is encoded by the exons GTTCTGCCAGTTTGAATCCCAGCAAACGTCTATACGAGGACCTCATGTCCGCCTACGGCTCAGTCGCTGTCAGACCGATCGTTAACATGTCTCAACAAATCAACGTCTACCACCGCCTTCTCATCTCACAGATAATTGACttt GACGAGCCTCTCCAAAGACTGACCCTTAGTGCCTGGCAGAGACTG GATTGGAAAGACGACTTTCTGACTTGGAATCCAGCTAATTATTCTGGAGTCACCACTGTTGAGTTTGAACCAGACAAAATATGGAAACCAGATATACATCTCTATGAAAA CGTTGACAAAGACTTCGTGAGAATCTCCAAGACCCTGATTCTTGCTCATTACGAAGGAAATGTCACGTGGTACGCGCCCATCATTGCCACCACCTCGTGTCGAGTGAACGTGATGTATTTTCCCTTCGACGTACAGATGTGCGAACTCTCCTTTAGCTCCTGGGTCTACACCCGAAAAGAGCTCGATCTCCATCTCTTGCAACACGCGGATGCAAACCAG aaTGTCTTCATCGGGAATGGTGTGTGGAATCTGTCGAGTGTCCGTCGAGAGGAGCGCTTCGTTACATACGACTGCTGCCCAGCCGAGTATACGACAGTCCGCTACACACTTGTTCTGACGCGCACGTACGCCTTCTATCTGCTCAACATGATCATACCCAGCATTCTTCTCTGTTTCACCAACACCCTGGTCTATCTGATTCCACCCGAGTCAGGAGAGAAGGTGCAGTTTGCCGTGAGCAATTTGCTGGCCTCCATTCTATTTCAACAGCTCATAGCTGGCCTGATGCCGCCGCTGGGCGAAGAGCTTCCTCTTCTTG GaatattctttctcttcatGGTCATGTGCAGCTGTTTGGCCATTGCCTGCAGTATTCTCAGTTTGCGCTTCTACAACGTGAGTGGATTCAAACCCGTCCCCGCTAGCCTCCGGAAATTCATCCTCCTCACCCATGCACGCGCACACCGGAAACTCCTCCACCGCGTTTCCACGGTGCGTTCTTCGCGCCAAGCCCAAAGCAGCCACCAGGATAATTGCGCCAATGCCTCGTCTTCCTCGAGGCAAGTCGAGTTAGAACTGAAGTCAAATGGGTCAGAGGTCACCCCGATGGGCATGAAGGTGGATGACCGGAACAACATGGTGGATTGTAACGAGTCTAGCTCGCTCGACCGTCGGCAATCGTTGGAGTTTTCTCGTGACGTGATAATAGAAGAGTGGCGTCTACTTGCTCGCGTCATCGACAAGCTTCTGTTTGTGACAGTTCTCGTGGTAACATGCGCAGTTCTGTTGGCACTCATTGTGAAATTCGCGTCAGGAAGAGCCGTGTAA